The genomic window CTCCCCAAAGAGATAAAAGCTATACCAAAGATACACGCAAAGGCCGCTATGACAGAGTAGATATCTGGTTTTTTTTTCGTCATAAACCAGTAAATGAATGGAACCAAAATTACGTTTGTGGCTGTGAGAAAAGCATTTTTTGAAGGTGTCGTAAACTGGAGACCCACTGTTTGGGATGCGAAGGCGGTAAAAAGAAAAAATCCTACTACTGCTCCTGATTTTATATCCTCTTTTTTAATATTTTTTAGTTTTTTTATAAATATGATGCTCATCAATAGTGCGGCCATTCCAAATCTGAGGGCCATAGTAGTCAAAGGAAGAAATCCACTGTCTAATGCCATCTGGGTGGCGGTAAATCCAGAACCCCATATAACGGCAACAAGTAGAAGAGAGCCGTCTGCAATGAGGCTGTTTTGATTTTTATTCATGAAATCCTCCTAAATTATTATTTTGCTTTTTGAATAAAAATGTGAACATTAAGTTCACAACTCATTGTAGTTTGTTGTTTTTTAGATGTCGATTTTTTTATGTAAAAAAAGGTTCCCCGTTGACAAAATATATGTTAAATGCTAATCTATTTATTAGGAATGGGATCAAGCTGGGATAACTGAGAGCCAGTATTCTGAAGCTACACTTTTTTTGAAAAACTCGCTTACTGTGATACAGCTTGATTTTACTGAAGCGGGTAAACAAAACCAGGTACTCAAGATTGGATTGCATATCTCCTAGGAGGTAAGTCTGGTTTTGGATACCTGTTTTTTTATATGTCACTCAATACTTTTATAACCTTCCCAACTGCTACAAGATTTTCTCCGGGTCCGATAAAGATAGGGGGGTAGTTTGGATTGTCACTTATGAGGGCCACATACTGGCTGCTCACCTTTATTCGTTTCACATAGGCTTCATCGTTTAGTAAAAAGGCTCCGATTTCACCGTCTCTTATTTCCACATCTTTTCTGCATATAATGATCGACCCGTCTTTTATATTTGGTTCCATGGAATCGCCCCATACATTGACAGCAAAGACATCCTGAGTATTTTTTATTCCAGGGATAGAGATATAATCTGTCACTTCCCCATCGTTTATAGCCCCTATACCTGCACTAATCCTCTCATACACAGGTATTGCTCCGGTGGGAGTAAGACTTTCCATAAGGTAGGTGTTTCCCCTAAGAGACTCCATGGATGTCAGTTCATTTTTGAGTTTTGAGAGTTCCTTCATTATAATACCAGGAGTTCTCTCTATGGCAGCTAGATATTTCATGGTTTGTGTTTCCTTCTCATTTAGCTGGAGTCCATCTGCTATTTTGTCTAACACCTCTTCACTTGGGGGATTTTTTAC from uncultured Ilyobacter sp. includes these protein-coding regions:
- a CDS encoding LexA family transcriptional regulator, which gives rise to MDFKKFLKDRRKELGYSQNKFAKSIGITQSYFNTIERGEVKNPPSEEVLDKIADGLQLNEKETQTMKYLAAIERTPGIIMKELSKLKNELTSMESLRGNTYLMESLTPTGAIPVYERISAGIGAINDGEVTDYISIPGIKNTQDVFAVNVWGDSMEPNIKDGSIIICRKDVEIRDGEIGAFLLNDEAYVKRIKVSSQYVALISDNPNYPPIFIGPGENLVAVGKVIKVLSDI